In the genome of Labilithrix sp., the window TTGGCGAGCGCGCCGATGAGGCCGTCGAAGCGCGCGAGGACGTCCTCGAAGACCGCGTTGCGCCCGAACGTGCCGGGCACGCGCGTCGGCACGATGAGCCCGTGCTCGACCAGACCCTTGTAGAAAGACTCGGCGCTGTATTCCACGGGAGTCCCTACTCGTCCTTGTAAACGAGCAGCATCGACGCGGTCTTCTGGAAGATGCGGTCGTTCGAGATCATCAGCGCGGCCGAGAGCGCGTCGCGGTAGTGGCGCGCGACCGAGACCTTCGAGTCGTTCTTGTAGGCGTTGATGCCGATGATCTGGAGCGCCTCGTGCACGATGTCCTGCACCGCCTCGGAGGCCCCGACCTTCAGGTTGTTCATCTTGAGCGCCCACCCCACCGTCAGGAGCTCCTCCATGCCGTTCGGCATCGCCGTGATGCGGTCGAACTCCGTCGCGAGCGCCTGCACGTCGTTGCGCATCGTCTGCAGCTTCACCGAGAGGCGCGCGAGGTGGTTCGCCTTCATCGGGACCTGCCCCGGCGTCTTGCGCGCCTCCGCCCGCACGTGCGCCGAGGCGCGCGCCACCGCGTCGAACGCGATGCCGAGCCAGAGCGCCGCCCAGAGGATGTGCGAGTACGAGACCATCGTCTGCGCCGACGCGTCGGCGAAGGAGCCGGGGAGCACCTGCTCCTCCGGTCCCGACGACTCGAGCTTGAAGCCCGGGCTGCACGTGCCGCGCATGCCCATCGTGTCCCAGGTCGTCGTCTGGGTGAGGTTCCGGTCCTTCTTGCGGACGAGGACGAGCACCTGATCGCTCGGCGGCGCGTCGGGATCGCGGCGCGCGGTGACGAGCAGGTCGTCGGCCTGCGCCGCGTACGACGCCGTCGACGCGTCCTTGTCGAGCTTGAACTTGCCGTCCTTGCGCGCGACGGCGCAGATCGAGGAGCGCGTGTCGCCCCAGACGCCGACCTCGGAGGTGACCGAGCCCATGAGGAGCTGCTTCTCGACGAGCTCCTTCATGTAGCCCTTGAAGTACTCGGACTCGTGGCCGTGGCGCGCGACGCACGCGACCTGGATGATGTGCATCGCGAAGACCATCCCGCTCGAGGCGCAGCCCTGCGAGAGGTGGAAGCACATCGCGGCGAGCTCCTCCATGTTGGAGCCGGCGCCGCCGAGGTCCTTCGGCACCGCGGCGGAGAGGAGCTTCGCCTGCTTCATCGCGTTGACGGCCTCCTCTGGGAAGCGCGCCTTCTGGTCGACGTCGGCGGCGTGTTTCGCCGCCACCTCCACCGCGACGTTGTGGGCCTTCGCGACGAGCTCGCTGGTCTTGGTTGTCGGCGTGTACATGCTCTACAGGCTCCAGTAGCGAACGCTATCGCCGAGCTTCGCAGGCTCGAACGCGCTCTTCACGTCCATGAAGATCCCACCCTCGCGCAAGCAGGCGCGGAGCTTGTCCGCGCCCATCTCGAGGTACGCCTTGTGGCTCACCGCGAACACGATCCCGTCGAGCGCGCGGAACTCCTCGAGCTGGTTCAGATCGAGGCCGTACTCGTGCTTCGTCTCCGCCGCGTTCGCGTACGGGTCGTGGAGGAGGACCTGGACCCCGAACTCGCGCAGCTCCTCCACGATCGTGGGGACCTTGCTGTTGCGGATGTCGTTCACGTCCTCCTTGAACGTGAGGCCGAGCACGCCGACGCGCGCGCCCTTCACCGGGATGTTCGCGTTGACGAGCATCTTCACGGTGCGCTGCGCGACGTAGCGGCCCATGTTGTCGTTGATGCGCCGGCCCGCGAGGATGACCTCGGAGTGGTAGCCGGCGCGCTGCGCCATCGTCGTCAGGTAGTAGGGGTCGACGCCGATGCAGTGGCCGCCGACGAGGCCCGGCTTGAACTTGAGGAAGTTCCACTTCGTGCCCGCCGCGGCGAGGACGTCGGCGGTGCGGATGCCGATCCGATCGAAGATGAGCGCGAGCTCGTTCATCAGCGCGATGTTGATGTCGCGCTGCGTGTTCTCGATCACCTTCGCCGCCTCCGCGACCTTGATCGTCGGCGCGCGGTGCACGCCCGCGTCGATGATCGCGCCGTAGGTGGAGGCGACGCGCTCGAGCGTCGCCGCGTCTTCGCCCGACACGACCTTCGTGATGCGCTCGAGGGTGTGCTCCTTGTCGCCGGGGTTGATGCGCTCCGGCGAGTAACCGAGCTTGAAGTCGGAGCGCGCGAGCCCCGACACCTTGCAGAGCACCGGCCCGCACACGTCCTCCGTGACGCCGGGGTAGACGGTGGACTCGTAGACGACGACGTCGCCCTTCTTCAGGTGCTTGCCGACCGTCTCGGAGGCCTTCACCACCGGCGTGAGGTCGGGCACGTTGTTCACGTCGACGGGGGTCGGCACCGCGACGACCCAGAACGTGACGCTCTTCAGGTCGGCGGGGTCGGCCGTCATCTTGAGCTTGGTACCCTTGAGGACGGCCTCTGGCACCTCGTGGTTGCGGTCGTAGCCGCTCACGAGCTCCTTCACCTTGGGCGCGTCGACGTCGAAGCCGACCGTGTCGAATTTCTTCGCGAAGGCGAGCGCGACCGGAAGGCCGACATACCCGAGGCCGATGACGGCGATGGTTTCGCTCATGCCCATCGGAATATCAGAAGGGGCTCTCTTGTTCGAGAGGGCTCTCTTGCTTGTTCGAGAGGGCTCTGCCCTCTCGAGCTCTCCCGCCGGGGGCCGTCGCGCGGGGACGCGCTCCGCGCCCCCGGGCCCCCCGAGAGGGGGCCGAGGGGGCGCCGTTGGGTAGTGCTCAGGTGGGTTTGGTGTCGATGAGGGCGACGCCGAGGGCTTTGCCGTGCGGGAGCTGATCGTGGGCGCGGCGGAGGGCGCGGCCGGTCGTGACGCCGGCGCGTACGCAGAGGAGCGTGCCGTCGGCGGTGGAGACGAGCTGCATCACGGTCGGGTCGGCGGTGACGGCCGCGGAGTCGATCACGATGTAGTCCCAGTGCGAGCGGCGGAGCGAGCCGAGGAGCTGCTCGAACCAGCGGCGATCGAAGAGCGGGCGCGTGCCCGGCGCGAGGACGAGCGCCGCGATCGCGAACGTGTTCGAGTAGTCCGCGACGGTGTACGGCGCCGCCCAGGGGCCGTGCGCGGTGGAGGGCCGGGTGTTCTCGTTGATGCCGAACACGGTGTGGAGGTGCGGCTCGATGAGGTTGCCGTCGAGGAGGAGGACGCGCGCCTCCTCCGACAGCGCGAGCGCGAGGTTCAGCGCGCACGTCGTCTTGCCGTCTCCCTTGAGCGGGCTCGACACCGCGATGATGCGGGGCAGGTTCTTCGCGATCAGGTTGTCGCGCAGCGTGCGGAACGCGGTCGAGCGCGAGGAGTTCGGCTCGATGAGGAGCGTGAGGCGCGGGTCGACGCTGCCGCGGAGGACGATGCCCGGCGGTCCCGGCGGAGGCGGCGCCGCGCGGAAGCTCGGGTCCGAGCCGTGGCGCGGCATCGGCGGCGCGCTCATCGGCGGGAGCGACTGCGTCCCGCCGAACGACGGCGTCCCGTACGACTGCGTCCCGTACGACATCGGCGGGGGCGGCCCCGTCATCTGCGCCTCGCGCGGGACGCGATGGTTGTGCCCCGTGTAGGCCCCCGAGTACGACATCGGCGGGGGCGGCCCCGTCATGTGGTGCGCGCGCGGCGCGGTCGAGGGCATCGGCGGGGGCGGGCCCGTCAGCGAAGACGTGCGCGGGACGAGGTGCCCCTGGAGGTACGGCTGCTGATCGACGTCCTGGTACTGGATGGAGAGGCCGGTGCTCGTGTGCCCGCCCCGCCGCTGCGGCTGCCCCGCCATGGACGCACCCCGAGCCTGCTGAGGGTGCTCGCCCGGGTGCCCGCGATGGTTCGGGGGGGGCTTGGGGTGACGGTTCGACATCGACTCGGCTCGGACGGCCTATCATAGGCACGGCGAGCCCCCCGCGGCTAGCTACGCGCGGGGCTTCGGGATGACCCCGACGACGGCGCAGATCCTCAACGCGTCGAGGTCGTTCCGCGCGTAGATGCGATCGTCGAGCCGTGCCGACACCATCGCGACGAAGAGCGCGGCCATGAGCGCGCCCGCGAGGTACATCGCGAGCATCGTCGAGCGCGGCTTCGAGCTCGGGTGCACCGGGAGGTACGCCGGGTCGAGGATCTTGACCTGGATGTTGCGGTTCGAGGTGCTCGCGCCCTCGGTCAGGCCGGCCTTGAAGAGCTTGTCGTCGAGCTGCTTCTGCGCGTCCTTCAGGTACTCGCTCTCGCGCTGGAGGCGGCGGAACTCGACGTCGAGCGCGACCGAGGTCGTCCCCGCCGACGAGATCGGCGTCGGCGCCGATTTGTCGCCCGCCTTGCGCGCCGCGATGCTGCGCCGGAGCTGGCTGAGGCGGCTCTGGAGCGCCTCGCGCTCGCCGGCGGAGAGGCCGCCCGCGCCCGTCGACGAGCGCTTCGCGTCCGCTTCCTGCGCCGCCTGGAGCCGGCGCTTCGCCGCGATGAGGTCGGGGTGCTGCTCGGTGAGCTGGCCCTTCTTCTCCTGGTAGTCCTTGCGCGCGGCCTTCGTCTCCTCGCTCTCCTCGGCGTGCGCTCTCGGCGCGCCGGCGTTGAGCTGAGCCTGGATCTGACGGGCCTCCGCCTCCATCTGGTAGAGCACCGGATCTTTCGTGCCGGGAGGCGCGGTCGGGATCGGGGCGACGACGGCGCTGGGGCCGCCGACGCCGGGGGCGCCGGGGAGCGTGAACTTCACGTACTCGGGGTGGAGCGTGAGGAAGCTCGCCAGCGCGGCGTTGGCCTCGTCGAGCTTGACCTTGTTCGCCTTGCTCTGCGCGTCGAGGTACTCCTTCGTCGCCTTGCTCTGCTCGTTGCGCGCGACCTGCGCCTCCTTGACGATGTGCTCGCCGAGGCGGCGCGTGACCTCCTGCGCCTCCTCCGGGACCGGCGCTTCGTAGCCGATCTCGAAGGTGTCGCCCTCCTTCGCCTTGAAGCTGATCGTCTTGCGCAGCTCCTCGACCGCGTCGGGCAGGCCGCGCTTGTCGGCGATCACCGCGTAGCGCGGGGTGTCGTTGACGATCGGCTCGAGGCTCGCGCGCGAGTACAGCATCTCCTTCAGGCGCGCGCCGACGCGACGCGAGTCCGAGCCGCTGCCTTCGCCCGCGCCGATCGCGTCCGCGCGGATGTTCTCCTGATAGAGGATGACGGTCTCGGACTTGTAGATGCGCGCCTTCATGAACACGCCGGGGATCGACGCGAGCGAGGCGATCATGAAGACGAGGAACGCGCGCTTCCAGTACAGCAGGCCGCGTTTCGCGAAGACCATCGCATTTTCGACGGCTTCAGCGGCTGTTTGCGGCGGCGGCTCTTCGGTGCTCATCGACCGCAGATGTTAGCACTCGCAGGAGCGCCGCCGCGCTTTCCTCCCAGGAACCGCCGCTAGATGCGCGGATTTCCGCGGGATCGAAGGTGCGGCTGGCGACGGCGAGGAGCGCCTCTCCGAGCGCGCGCGGGTCCTTCGCCGGCACGAGCGCGCCGTTGGCGGGCGTGACGAGCTCGGGGATCCCGCCGACGTTCGTGCCCACCACCGGCCGCCCGCACGCGAGCGCCTCGCGGACGACGTTGGGCGATCCCTCCGCGTGGGAGGGGAGCGTCACGAGCGTGCTCGCCGACATCCACTGCGTGACCTCCGCGAGCGGGCGCGCGCCGAGGAACCGGACGCGATCGCCGAGCGGCGCCGCCGCCGCGCGCGCCTCCGCCATCGCGCCGCCGTCGCCGAGGAGCGCGAGCGAGAGGCCGCGATCGCGATCGGCGATCGTCGCGAACGCGGCGAGGAGATCGAGCACGCCCTTCGCGCGCTCGATGCGCCCGACGTACAAGACGAGCCGCTCCGGCCAGCCGCCCGGCCACGTGAGCGCGCGGCGGACCTCGTCGCGATCGCGCAGGAGGAAGAGCTTCGCGTCGGTCCCGTTCGCGACGACCTCGACGCTCTCGGGGCGCGCGCCGAGGCGCACCGCCTGCTCGCCGAGCGCCTTGCTCACCGGCACGACGCGGTGCGCGCGCGGGAGGGCGAACGCGAGGTTCGTGCGCGGGCCGAGCATGTCGCCTTGCACGTTGAGGTCGGAGCCGTGGGCCTTCACGACCGCGGGGACGCGCGCGAGACGCGCGAGCGCGATCGACGCCGCGCCCTCCGGGTACGCCCACGATCCGAGCACGACGTCGACCCCGCGCTTCACCTCCGCCATGAACGAAGGCAGGAGCGAGGCGACCTCGAGCGCGCCCGACAGGCCGGCGAGCCCGGGCACGTAGACGACGCGGGGATGGCGGACGTCGAGCCCGGCGATGACGTCCCGCGCCGGGACCTCGCGCAGGCTCGAGGTCTTCGAGCTCTTCACGAGGCCGGAGGCGGGGAACCACGGGATCGTGGCCATCACGCGGAGATCGCAGAGCTGTCCGAGCGCGGCGAACTGCTGCCGGTTGAACGCCGCCGCGAGCGGCTCGACCGCGTTCGGGAAGATCCGGGTGATCGCGAGGACGCGAAGTGGTGAGCCCACGCGCCGAGGTTACTTGATGGTATGTTCACGGCGCCATGGGTCGCCTTCGTTCGTTGCTCCTCGCCCTCGCCGTCTTCTCGTCGGTCGCGTGCGGCGCCACCGTTCCGCCGTACGACTACGCGAAGGAGCCGGACCCGAGGAAGTCCGAGTACGAGATCGGCGCGCTCGATCAGATCCGCGTGACGGTCTGGAAGAACCCCGATCTCTCCGCCGAGACGACGGTGCGCCCCGACGGCATCATCACCCTCCCGCTCATCGGCGACGTGAAGGCCGCCGGTCGCACGCCGACCGCGCTCCAGAAGGAGATCACGAAGCGCTACGGCGAGTTCGTCCGCCTCGAGGGCACGACCGTCAACGTCGGCGTCGCGCAGGTCAACAGCTACTCCTTCACCGTGAGCGGCAACGTCGAGAAGGCCGGCGTCTACAAGGAGCGCAACTACGTCACCGTGCTCGAGGCGATCGCGCTCGCGGGCGGGGCGAACAAGTACGCCGGCAACACGGCGTTCATCGTGCGGAGCCACCCGTCGCGGAAGGTCCCGATCGACCTGAAGCGCGCGGCGGCGGGCGAGATCCCGGAGGAGAACGTCGTCGTCATCAAGGGCGACATCATCGTCGTGCAGTGACCATCCGCGGCGTGACCGGCGGCGGATCCGAGATCCGGCGGAAGCGCTCGGTCGGGAACCCGGTCGTGCGGTGGCACACGAAGATCGTCATGTCGTCGTTCGCGGGCGCGGTGCGCGTGAAGAGCCCGACGTCGCGCACGATCCCGTCCGAGATGTCCTGCGGCATCGAGCCGGTCGTGCGCAGGCACTGCGCGAGCCGGTCGTCGCCGTAGAGCGAGCCGTCGGTCGCGGCCGCCTCGACGACGCCGTCGGTGTAGAGCACGAGCGAGTCGCCCTCGCGCAGGTAGAAGCGCGTCGCGCTGAACTGCGTGTCCTCGAGCATGCCGACCGCGGGCGACGCGCCGTCGGTGATGACCTCCACCGTGCCGTCGGCGTGACAGATGTACGGCGGCGGCTGCCCCGCGGCGGCGAGGCGGACCTCGCCCGTGCGCACGTCGAGCGTGAAGTAGATCGCGGTGAAGAAGACCTCGGGCTGACCGCGGTCGATGACGGAGCGGTTCATGACCGTGAACACCGGCACCGGCTCCACGTGCGCGAGCGCGGCGACGCGGAGCTCGCCGGTGATGCGCGCCATGAGGAGCGCGGCGGCGATGCCCTTGCCCGCGATGTCGCCGATGAACACGGCGAGGTGATGCGGCCCGACCCAGAACACGTCGTAGAAGTCGCCGCCGACGGTGTAGGCCGCCTTGTACGTCGCGAGGAACTCGATGCCCTGGACGGAGGGGACCTCGCGCGGGAGGAAGCTCTTCTGCATCTGCGCCGCGAGCTCGAGGTCGCGGTTGAGGCGCTCTCGCTGCAGCGACTCCTCGTGCATGCGCGAGTTCTGGAGCGTGATGCCGACCGGGACCGCGATGCCGTCGAGCATCTCGAGATCGCCGAGCGTGAACTGCGCGCGCGAGCCGGCGCCGGTGCCGACGAAGATGATGCCGAACACGTCGTCGCGGTCGAACATCGGCGCGAACATCGTCGAGCCGGCGGTGGTGCCGTCCTGGTGGTGCGCGTCGAAGAGCGCGCGGCCGGCGTGGAGGATCGCGCGCGTGGTGTCGTTCGTGAGGGCGGCGGCGGCGCGCGTGCCGGTCGCGCTCGCGAAGTGGAGCAGCGCGAAGCGGCCGGAGGGGTCCTTGACGTAGAGGCCGACGTCCTTCGCCGCGGGATAAAGATCGAGGATCTGGCGCGCGATGAGGTCGACGAGCTCGCTCCGGTTGATCGTGCGGCTGATCGACTGCATGAAGCCGTACAGCGTGGTGAGCTTGTTGTACGCGTCCTCGAGCTGGAAGAGGTCGACCTTGACCTCCTCCGCGCGGTAGCGGGACGACTCGCGCATCGAGCCGTCGTCCTCGACCGAGATCGCCTCGACCGCGTTCGACGACGACGGCGGGCGCTGCGCGCGGAGCGAGGCGACCTCGCCGGTGCGGAGGAGCTCGGCCTCGCCCGGCGGCATGATGGTCTCCATCTGCGGGTTCGGCTGCGGCCGCGTGTTGACCTGGTAGAAGCTCGTCATGCTCTCGGCGATCTGCCAGTCTTGCTTGCGGGGCAGCTCGGCCGAAGGACCGGCGACGTCGCCGACGTACTCGACGCGGAAGGCGTGCGGACCGAACGAGATCTCGTCGTTCGGGTGGATCTCCTGGCGCCGCACCGCGACGCCGTTCACGAAGGTGCCGTTCGAGCTGTTCAGGTCGTAGACGACGAACCCGTCACGTTCTCGTGTCACGCGCGAGTGCTGGCGCGAGATCCGGTAGTCGTTGAGGATGAGGTGGTTGTGCGCTCCGCGACCGACGAGGAGCGGGCTATCGGCGGAAAGGCGCACTCGACGGGTGTTCCCGTTGATGCCCACGAGCCAGTAGCCAGCGTCGGGTCTGATCGGGTCCACGTTTGGAGCGGGATTCTATCTCCATCCGCCCGCGCTGGCGTAGTCTTCCGAAGGCATGACCCCCGGCGTTCGCTTCATGAAGCGCCTCCTCGACGTCGCCGGCGCGACGGCCGGCATCGCCATGACCTGGCCGCTCGCGATCCCGATCGCGATCGCGATCCGACTCGATTCCCCGGGTCCGATCATCTTCAAGCAGGTCCGCTCGGGCCCGCTCCTCGACGACGAGCCGACCCCCGCCGGCCACAAATGGACGAGCTTTCACATCTACAAGTTCCGCACGATGCGGGTCGACGCGGAGAAGGGGACCGGCGCCGTCCTCGCGACGAAGGGGGACCCGCGCGTCACGCGCGTCGGCGGTTTCCTCCGCAAGACGCGCCTCGACGAGCTGCCCCAGTTCCTCAACGTGCTGAAGGGGGACATGTCGCTCGTCGGCCCGCGCCCCGAGCGCCCCGAGCTCCTCGAGGCGCTCGCGCAGGCGATCCCGTATTTCGAGGAGCGCACGCGCGGCGTGAAGCCGGGGCTCACCGGGCTCGCGCAGGTGTCGCTCGGCTACAGCGGCAACGCGGACCCGGACAGCGAGGCGGGCAAGGTGTTCGCGTCGCTCGCGAACCCGTTCGGGATCGAGGAGGCGGAGGGCGCGGTCGCGGACGACATGCGCAACA includes:
- a CDS encoding polysaccharide biosynthesis/export family protein, with the translated sequence MGRLRSLLLALAVFSSVACGATVPPYDYAKEPDPRKSEYEIGALDQIRVTVWKNPDLSAETTVRPDGIITLPLIGDVKAAGRTPTALQKEITKRYGEFVRLEGTTVNVGVAQVNSYSFTVSGNVEKAGVYKERNYVTVLEAIALAGGANKYAGNTAFIVRSHPSRKVPIDLKRAAAGEIPEENVVVIKGDIIVVQ
- a CDS encoding sugar transferase is translated as MTPGVRFMKRLLDVAGATAGIAMTWPLAIPIAIAIRLDSPGPIIFKQVRSGPLLDDEPTPAGHKWTSFHIYKFRTMRVDAEKGTGAVLATKGDPRVTRVGGFLRKTRLDELPQFLNVLKGDMSLVGPRPERPELLEALAQAIPYFEERTRGVKPGLTGLAQVSLGYSGNADPDSEAGKVFASLANPFGIEEAEGAVADDMRNKLMFDLAYAASLEDFWSYVRMELHILVKTPLIMVLSRGH
- a CDS encoding nucleotide sugar dehydrogenase, translated to MGMSETIAVIGLGYVGLPVALAFAKKFDTVGFDVDAPKVKELVSGYDRNHEVPEAVLKGTKLKMTADPADLKSVTFWVVAVPTPVDVNNVPDLTPVVKASETVGKHLKKGDVVVYESTVYPGVTEDVCGPVLCKVSGLARSDFKLGYSPERINPGDKEHTLERITKVVSGEDAATLERVASTYGAIIDAGVHRAPTIKVAEAAKVIENTQRDINIALMNELALIFDRIGIRTADVLAAAGTKWNFLKFKPGLVGGHCIGVDPYYLTTMAQRAGYHSEVILAGRRINDNMGRYVAQRTVKMLVNANIPVKGARVGVLGLTFKEDVNDIRNSKVPTIVEELREFGVQVLLHDPYANAAETKHEYGLDLNQLEEFRALDGIVFAVSHKAYLEMGADKLRACLREGGIFMDVKSAFEPAKLGDSVRYWSL
- a CDS encoding glycosyltransferase — its product is MGSPLRVLAITRIFPNAVEPLAAAFNRQQFAALGQLCDLRVMATIPWFPASGLVKSSKTSSLREVPARDVIAGLDVRHPRVVYVPGLAGLSGALEVASLLPSFMAEVKRGVDVVLGSWAYPEGAASIALARLARVPAVVKAHGSDLNVQGDMLGPRTNLAFALPRAHRVVPVSKALGEQAVRLGARPESVEVVANGTDAKLFLLRDRDEVRRALTWPGGWPERLVLYVGRIERAKGVLDLLAAFATIADRDRGLSLALLGDGGAMAEARAAAAPLGDRVRFLGARPLAEVTQWMSASTLVTLPSHAEGSPNVVREALACGRPVVGTNVGGIPELVTPANGALVPAKDPRALGEALLAVASRTFDPAEIRASSGGSWEESAAALLRVLTSAVDEHRRAAAANSR
- a CDS encoding SpoIIE family protein phosphatase; protein product: MRLSADSPLLVGRGAHNHLILNDYRISRQHSRVTRERDGFVVYDLNSSNGTFVNGVAVRRQEIHPNDEISFGPHAFRVEYVGDVAGPSAELPRKQDWQIAESMTSFYQVNTRPQPNPQMETIMPPGEAELLRTGEVASLRAQRPPSSSNAVEAISVEDDGSMRESSRYRAEEVKVDLFQLEDAYNKLTTLYGFMQSISRTINRSELVDLIARQILDLYPAAKDVGLYVKDPSGRFALLHFASATGTRAAAALTNDTTRAILHAGRALFDAHHQDGTTAGSTMFAPMFDRDDVFGIIFVGTGAGSRAQFTLGDLEMLDGIAVPVGITLQNSRMHEESLQRERLNRDLELAAQMQKSFLPREVPSVQGIEFLATYKAAYTVGGDFYDVFWVGPHHLAVFIGDIAGKGIAAALLMARITGELRVAALAHVEPVPVFTVMNRSVIDRGQPEVFFTAIYFTLDVRTGEVRLAAAGQPPPYICHADGTVEVITDGASPAVGMLEDTQFSATRFYLREGDSLVLYTDGVVEAAATDGSLYGDDRLAQCLRTTGSMPQDISDGIVRDVGLFTRTAPANDDMTIFVCHRTTGFPTERFRRISDPPPVTPRMVTARR
- a CDS encoding acyl-CoA/acyl-ACP dehydrogenase is translated as MYTPTTKTSELVAKAHNVAVEVAAKHAADVDQKARFPEEAVNAMKQAKLLSAAVPKDLGGAGSNMEELAAMCFHLSQGCASSGMVFAMHIIQVACVARHGHESEYFKGYMKELVEKQLLMGSVTSEVGVWGDTRSSICAVARKDGKFKLDKDASTASYAAQADDLLVTARRDPDAPPSDQVLVLVRKKDRNLTQTTTWDTMGMRGTCSPGFKLESSGPEEQVLPGSFADASAQTMVSYSHILWAALWLGIAFDAVARASAHVRAEARKTPGQVPMKANHLARLSVKLQTMRNDVQALATEFDRITAMPNGMEELLTVGWALKMNNLKVGASEAVQDIVHEALQIIGINAYKNDSKVSVARHYRDALSAALMISNDRIFQKTASMLLVYKDE
- a CDS encoding CpsD/CapB family tyrosine-protein kinase; translation: MAGQPQRRGGHTSTGLSIQYQDVDQQPYLQGHLVPRTSSLTGPPPPMPSTAPRAHHMTGPPPPMSYSGAYTGHNHRVPREAQMTGPPPPMSYGTQSYGTPSFGGTQSLPPMSAPPMPRHGSDPSFRAAPPPPGPPGIVLRGSVDPRLTLLIEPNSSRSTAFRTLRDNLIAKNLPRIIAVSSPLKGDGKTTCALNLALALSEEARVLLLDGNLIEPHLHTVFGINENTRPSTAHGPWAAPYTVADYSNTFAIAALVLAPGTRPLFDRRWFEQLLGSLRRSHWDYIVIDSAAVTADPTVMQLVSTADGTLLCVRAGVTTGRALRRAHDQLPHGKALGVALIDTKPT